Part of the Melitaea cinxia chromosome 6, ilMelCinx1.1, whole genome shotgun sequence genome is shown below.
GTAGATTTTATCACTGTATTAAACCGGCATACGCATGTCCGGAACTCGGAGGCGAAACAACGAAAGTTAGATCGTACTTTAAccaaataactaaataaaccACTTCATAAATGCTTAAATTATttgggataactcaaaaactagtcATCAGATGTCGTATTTGATTGGAACAACTCGACAAGAACCAGCTTTCGGGTACAAAAATAATCCTCAAAGTCCGTAGTAAAAAAGTCGAAGTATTAACACATATGAAAGTACAGTCTAATCGAGAACCAAATTTTCTTGGAGTCGCTAATTAAAACAGAACTTAGACAGGATATAATTTTCATACGTGCattaataacaatagttaaAAGAGGCGTTATCTTGTCTGATTACGAAAATACTTATTGCATTTACGACACTTTGCTTACATAGCGATCGTAAAACTTTAGTGGTACTTGAAAAGCTATTGGATTATGCAATGCGGAGGTAAGGAATAACTATGAGTTTGTTAAAATTGGATTATACTTTTACACATAGGTTAAAGGAGGATGTTGATAATAATCTTTGTTATGTGGTATAACTTTTTTAGCTTTCATCGTCGTAGTTTATTTGTAAACATGATATTTACTCGTACCATATTTTTCGTCAGTAATTTTGAGTTAGCATTTTGaccatataacataaataaaattaatgaccagccggcctagcatgcatacaacgagatatctcttgacgagagagaaagataatgtctacatcgagtattttctcgattaccctaacatgcgcactacgagagacaaaattctcttccgaagacttcgccttgtcgagtagagaaacattatcaaccataatcacaactgaatatcattcttatttcttatgtcgtaaagttgaatttacaaggttattgaccaatttcaaacgagtgacacatgttttatttaaaaatgttctcggccttttggctaagataaaaagtgtatatctaatttaaaaaactctaatatggaaaataaaacggcgtaagtaaatgaatttaattatatatgtaaaacaatatgctcgtgttgtgctttatatcttgtcgcacattagataattgtaattctatcacgcattgtttgtttgattttttttttttttttaatttttaaaattttttgaatttttgaattttttttttgactattgattttacttttattctatttaattttatttttagttattgatttttttaatataattttgttttgttttttattctgaatgttgtcttgtcttgttgtactaacccaatatggacttatactttggtctaaaataaagtattattattattatttagaataagaagcaacagggcgcaaatacgttttttgtgtcatttatatggcacacttcactcgacttttcgcatttcccgctcttcgtataccgaaattatataattataatagggaaacgccatggtataaaaaaaataggcacccggttttatttattttttatttattgtctttctcgtcgataatattgaagacgagaagtttctcttcctaaaacgacaaaattcgacaaaattacgatgtcatgttagcttccgtagagataaatatcacagatcactaaaatttaatgattatctcttcttgacgtaacgagaagagtatcgcgtgcacgcatgttagctactgtagacatagagagataatacgagaaaaggggtcgacaaaattttgtcgtggcgtgcatgctaggcctgcaggacTGAGAAATACAACTGAGCCTACAAGCCTTGAAAGAGAACCGCAAGCTATGCCAATGGCCTTGTCTTTTGCggaaatatacttaaaattcgTCAGTCGCATCCGACGCGCCAACCTACAATTATACGaatgttatgttttaaaattaaacaccaTTCACAAAACGCAATGATGTATTTACGTAACCTGTGCGAATTATCGTCCATTGTGTGAACATTGTTTTGATTTCGGGAACGAGTTATACAacgatattattaaattattttgcttccgtaattgtataaaagaaaaaaaaaaactaccttttaacataaattaattttgcaaTATATTGCATTCGAATCTGGGTCGGGTCATCTATATTTACACGTTCATATAAATGAAATCGTAGCGAGGTCAAttctgtatattattattttttttacattaattgttGGTATATATTCTactatatgtgtgtattttcaccaacccgcctgcccagcgtggtgactatgggcaaaactcatgatttcacgttattttggcgtaaacttgtggaggcctatgtccagcagtggactgtataggctgtaatgatgatgatgtgtgtatttattctattttatcgtcatttttttaaattacttttttggtTAGTTTTCATTGAAAAggttatattaagtttttatgaatttttttagcaAGCCCGTAGTAGCAACCTGGcatatcgtaaaaaaaatagtaggtaaAGAAAAGGATTAGTAGGTTTgacaataacaatattttgatatatcaatttataaaatgcAAATTTGCCAAAACATTACTTATAAGCATACACTTGCAagtgattttgaaatataataaacattcaaaatatttatgtaagagATACAATCATCGagatagtaaaattatatataatatattttattatcgtCTCTCGCAATATTATCTAATACGCTGCGGTGACTAACACATTAATATAAATGCGCAATGAATATCAATACCCCATTTGAACCGTCAACGATTACACCAGCTATGACACTGAAACTGATGTGTCATGTAATTTTTAAACCGCACCTTGATTTCACAAGGAACCGGATATATTGCTGATACGTACTAAATACTCAGATTTTTGTCACTGCTTTCAGACCGCATTATAATGATACCATACATAGACAacatatagatattatttagtTCCTGAAACACGGCATAAATTCAAACCCCCATATCGcaacaaaagaagaaaatatcaagagcggggttcgaaccctcGTCCGCGATAAACAATAGCTAGTTACGGTGTGGCAATGCGTTGACAAGAAGTCTTACATCTAATTGAAGatatttacataattgtatAAGTATCTTTTTGAACCGATTTccgaaaggaggaggttctaaatttcactttattttaCCCGAGAAAATTTGAGTGAGTAGATCgatcgatttcaaaaaaaatcattgttttttttttaatcgaaaggtggtgagGGTCatttggtccaatttaaatttatttgagctctaacaactgcttttcgagttatatctaatactacgtatttacttgactagtttttcgtcgacctgcgttgtattataccgcacaacttttcactgggtgtaccgatttcaataattcttgttttaatcgaaagctgatacttttCTTGTGGTTCCTTAtgaatttcattgagatctgataactattttttttgataacgcgtatttacttgacaagtTTTTCCACATAGTTGTATTAGgttcttgtcgatgtaattgaagtcgttttttttttcgtttgcgagcaaacataattattctttGGCTAGATGTTTCAATGTAAGTTGCTGTTACGATTCCCGCTCGAGtagatatttattcaaatatttgtttctggtctaAGTGTAAATcttcctaccgtgcctcggacagcacgtAAAACCATATTTTACGAACATcatatagcgatcgttattcaagGTAGGAGTTTTGTCCTCGAACCTGCAGTTTTCAGTTAAGGTTCAACCCGTCTCTTATATTCCCACATAGGCATCTTGTTTACATGCCTTAGCCTAGCAGTGGCACGCTTACAGTCAGATTCAACTAATTACTATTCCTTTACTAACAGGATTAGAACACCGacacttcaattacattacCATCGACGTGTAACGATTATTGACGGCGTTTAGACAGACAGATAAGGCGAGTTTCGCAAATTCTCAATAACGTGTAAATTTCGAAAACTGTAATTACGAAAATGAAACGCTGGCTATCACCTATCTATACTAAGAGTGTATAATTAGATCCATATGCAATTAGATAACAATCTCTTATTCGATGTAATCATTCAGGGTGAAACGTCGCTAGCTTTGCTGTTATACTAGCTTATGCTCGCGACATCGTCTGCCTCGATAATTATGTGCGTACAAAACGTTATCGAAATGAATTCACTAGTAATTGTTTATAGAGTAGGAACTCTTCTTCTAGATGATTTAACAACACGACACCTGCATCGGATTGTAAGTTAGATATCTAGGATAACACCTGTAATAATCGCATCAAATTTCGTTGGCGAATTTTTCTTGACAGctaaacaaacatatttatagACATCAACCACAAAACCCCATAGGTTTTTTTCAGcagattacaattttattacatacagaAGAATTGAGTTCATTTGTATTTAAACAATTCCATGTTGTATTATGACtcatttaaagataaataaGAATATAGCAATCAttgatagataaataataaagttattaaaattttatagcacacaattatattttttatttatataatgtattaacttcaaaaataataaacacataaGTATATCCAGGTCAAGATCCACACAAAAGTTGTATATTCAACGCCCGAGGCATCGAAAATTATAAACCCATTGGCGAACATGTTTTCAGATGATAACATAAaactagttattatttttttaaattaaataattgccATTAAATGCGCACTAAATACGCGGATcgataatttaattacatttacgaTCGACATACACGTCAAAAGACGTctagaatattttaaagttggaAATTATCTTGAAATTGCTTTTTAAAGTTTGCAGACAAGTTTAactttttaatcttaattttttttccacgTTAATACctacttctttttttatatatttacctgACAAAATAACGGATAAAACTATtggattaatattttattacttagaaAATATTCTATTTGGTGCAGTATTTTGAAAAGTAAGCGTACATACATTCCGGCGtttcatttctatttatatagcGCTTCGCTTCActttgtaatatcccaccagtgggatattacacaggcctctttccccatgtaggcagctccaatgcgggttgacggatatattccctactatgagtaacgatcgctatcaggtgtacatgataacagccgggatcgacggcttaacgtgctctccgaggcacaatggggaaacccacaaggactgttaaccagaccggaaataaatatttatataaacataaatatcaacaGTGGCGTAGCTAGGGGGACAAGGGCCCTGGTGCATAGGGAAAGAATCGGGCCCTCCTCCCCTCTTTCCGCGTTGTTTGAACTTGTATTGgcctttaaaattattgataggAATAAGAATAGGAAGCAGTGAGTTGAACTTATCCCTAGTAGGCTAAATCCATACCCCGTCTCTATTAGAATATCCATGTGTTTAATAGAAGAAAAAGggaataaataaacaacgacGCACATGacaatatagaatatttattatacagatGAGATTAATTAAGggaaaaaacgatttttaacaGAATTCCCCGTCCTATTCACAATCTCTTGCGCGCTTTAATTTTTGCGAATTCGTCTATAATTTCACTCAAATCCAAGTTTGATGCCGCCTCATTTTCTATTGCAATTAACGATAGATGTCGCAGGCGATCTTGTCGAATGCTGTttctcaaataattttttataatcttcAGTTTACTGAAAGATCTTTCTGCTGCCGCGGAAGTAACAGGAATTGTATGAAACAGTAGCATCGCTGTATACACTTCCGTAAGGTCACATTCGAGCACGCCAAATTTCGTTATAATTTCTTTGCAAAGCTGGCGAATAGACCACGTCTCCATCAATTGAGGGAGGATCAGATGATACACATTAAGAAATTGGAGCGAAAAATTGGGTCCAATTATATCGCAATATTTCTTCTGAAACTGATCACATTTCTTGAGTAAAATCGTTTCATTCCAGCTAAGCAAATTTTTTGGAATCAGGAAGTCGAATGATTTACAAACTGCACTCATACCAATAAAACGCGCATCTAACTGATTGATTATTATGTCGAGTACATTGTTGAAAATAGTTACTCTAAAGACTTCTTCCCGGTTTTCGAATCGGTGATCAGAAGCCAATTCATCGAAAtgctttttagtttttcttcGTCGCTTTTCTGGAAAGGTAGAATCGATATCGTATTTTCTCGCGGTTTCGGTGGCCTTGGATTTGAAGGACTCGAAGTCATTTCTatactttttcaatttatcCGTTGTTTCGTCCAAAGCCTTACTCGCTTCGTCCAAAACAATATCACGTTTTTGCAAAACTTTGGAAACATAATTGATCTTGTTCAATACGCTGTGCATGAATTCACAAAGAAATACAAACTCAAAATTCAGCATTTTCGATTTTATAATCTCTGCTTCACTACGTTCGTCTTTACTGGAACTCTTCAGCGTTATTTCGGACAATGCTTTAATGATATCGAAAAAACGAAGTTTGACTGCAGTTATTGAGTTAACCCTGCTGGACCATCTTGTCGGATTCAATTTTTTCAAAGTGATTTCTGATTCACCGGTGAATTTCGATAAAAGGTCCCAGCGCTTAATGCTGTTTCCAAAGAAGTTAAACAAGTCCTGAATTGTTGCAAAAAACTTCTGAATTTCGACGGAACCTCGAACGGCATCATTTACtaccaaatttaaattatgactGGCGCAATGTACGTACTCTGCGTTTGGCTGAATATCTTTAACTTGTTTTTGTACACCATTATACGCACCACTCATTACACTGGCCCCATCGTAACCTTGCCCAACACACTTTTTAAAATCAAGACCCTTTTCGGAGAACAACGTGGTAACTTGATTTACCAAATCAGCGGCGCTGTGTTTGGTGACTGCGTGGAAACCTAGAAATACCTCTCTTACTTCAATATCGATTGGTTGTCCATTTTCCGATCTTGATATCACTGCATATCTTACGACAATGCTTAGTTGATCCACTTTTGATATGTCCTGCGTGGTATCCATGATGATGGTGAAAAACGGTGACGCCCTAATTTGATCCAATAAATGATTCTCGAGTTTGGTGCCCAAACACTCGATCATTTCATTTTGAATCGTTGCACTGAGGTATCTTGTTGATCCTAGAAACATTGGGGATATgagaaaacattaaattatgataacataaattataaactcAGTAAACGAGATAATTTCTAGCAACGAGTTGGACAATTGAGAGAAAATTTCCGTGGTTTCCTCTTTCACTCAGATCCTCTCGATGTCCTCTCAAAGCCAAAGAACTCTTCGCAAGAGTAATTATGATATCGAATAATCTCCGAAGAACTTGTCTCCAAAATGATGCTTCTTTGCGAATTTCATCTTCAAGTTCTCTGTCGATGGTAGAACTTTTTTGCCACGCTTCATATACAGCGCACGCCTCCGTGTGTGCTTTCGAGGAACCATGTTGCTTAACTCTGTCTGATAAATGCCTCCAGTCCCGAATGCCTGTGCACCAAGCATTTATTTGCGAAGCAAACAACCAACACGGTTGGCAGTAGGCAGCATCCAGCATTTTCGAGTAGCATATCCAAAAACGATCAACTGGACCGTATTGTGACGTAGAAACGTAATACGTTTCTGAAAAGCTCCTGTTGTCTTGGTGGGGGTCCTTCGGAAAAGGTCCCGGAGGTTTCAAAGGTCCCTTGTCAAGAATCAGCCGTTTTTCGTTATCGTTCAATTTCTTGTTTATGTACTTTCCCAagtcatttgaaatttcaagaaCTTTTGAAGATGTAgaaattgatgattcctctacTGTAGGTTGCACGGAAGCGTTGAGGTAGTCATTTTCAGCAGTGGCATTGATGGTAGTTATTGGATCCTGATCTACTCGAGTCGCTTTATTAATTAACACAGCTGTGTCCACGCTATCAATAAATGAACACTTGTCACTTTTGACCGATGTTTCGGCTGTTGAAGGAACTGTAGCAGAAAGCGGTTTCGTAAAAAAGCTGTCTAGCTtggtcaatttttttatactttcttCCCTTTCCTGACGTTGTTTCCGCTTTACGGCACCGCTACGTTCCTTTTTTCTTTCCATAATTTTCAATTGCTAACTATCGAAATTTTAGAAATTCGGAGTACTTACTGAGATTTTCCTATATTGCTTGTCAATGTTTAGTAAAGATTACAGGAAGCTCAACAAAAAAGAACCATAAAACAGCTTGTTTGGTAATGATGCGGTAAAATCAATATTAACTCATAAGAAGATATTATAGTTTTTCTATAgtagctcatttcttaatttgcACTTGAGTTTAGAAAaacgttgtttattttttgttgtcgATCATGTTGAGAGCTATCATAGATTATACGGTTACCGTTGTGCTGCAACCTGTATCATACATATTTTGTCATCGGAAATTTTTTTAGCGAAAATGAGTTCTAGCAGAATTTGATGCCAGATGGATGGATGTGTGGAATAGAAATCATAGCATTAGTGGTGATACTTGATGAAATAAGGCTGATAGTAGGGAATTACGAATTACAACAGTCAGCGACACGCCTAGCGTCAACTATTGTAGTACGTCCCAGTCCCAGATCCCAGAAAGTTGAAAACATCGCCACAAATATCATAAATGAGAACTGATACAAGGCAAGAGCGAATGAAAACTTCCTTAAAAAGTTGATGGGTGGAATTGGCGAATTGATCTCACGACCGTCAAGCATGTGAGCTTATCGCTGATCCAATGTGCTACGGGCGTACTCATCCAAACTACCAAATAACTGAAATAACGATAACAAACAGCACATGCTTATCGAGGACGCTTGGCGCATGTGTTGAAAATGTTGAATAAGGAGTTCTATAATTGGTGAtgttgatttgaaaaaaaaaaataaaaaaaatcttgactcGAGGCTCGAGCCTGctcacaagattttttttttttaatttattttattttattatttttttttttcaaagctgaGGTTAGAGGGCCCCCTGAGCTCCGGGGCCCTGGTGCACTGCACCACCTGGCCCTATGATAGCTACGCCACTGAATATCAACTGGGAGCGGCaatcgaaaccgcgaccgtCGGTTTAAGCGCCGCCGAAAAGGcgcacgcaccattacaccagagcggtcggtatttatatagataataacagttataaataattttaacacgaAAGTAGTTTgaagatataattaatattatttactaatgaggttggttattttttttttaaaaagtggcaatttgttatttttatttagcgcAGTACAAATAGCTATCAGTCAGTTGCTTTACTTGAAGGAGGAAGCCAGTTATTTGACACTGCATGTATTTAAGACGACCTTAATTTATTCTAACGACAGTCGGATTGACCAATTAATAACACCTTCATATTTTGACgcgttacaattaaaaatgttagtatgtgtgaatgtgtgtgtatattctataatataaaaatgagtcgctgaatgtgttgctaagcgcaaaactcgagaacggttggaccgatttcgctaattcttttttttaaatattccttgaagtacgaggatggttcttacgtgaaagccctaaaaacagcccttttctttttcccatacaaacgttttctaactaaaatgtagagtcaattagttagtcatgttaaataatatattagggcgcattttacctaagtttttaatgattaaattgatcttattcgtagaccgcattttaatttacatgCAGTAAAAACGGTATTAACTAGCAATTTcctattacttattatattgtttcgggggcgttaacaatggaaaattcccgtttttaaactatcgacttcAAATTCGGttacgaatctcctatatgtgatgtagaaatgccCATAAAGCtttacgggggtgggcgttaacaatgaaaattttaaatgtatgtaactccgaaactactgaaccaatttttatcaaattttttaagcatctgtaatttggtccaacttgggagatagggtagtttttatctcaattggacccggtaggtggcgctgctatcggtatgtaagctatcaaatttggtagctgttttccgggcaggacaacgtctgccgggtccgctagtaagAAAACATAAACTTTAATAACACTAAAACGTCAAATAAGCTTATGGTCAGTCATATTGTAAGCTGTTACAGTAGACTTTTCCTAGCTTGCAACACAGTGCATCCTCAGGAGCTTTGGCTACCTTCCTTACGATAAGAATACAACGCAATACTACTGTGAATAAGAAAGTATTATGTAGCTCTGACCTTCTGtagttactaccccagtccagcgagattttgagcaaaatattcaCTTCTGAACTCTACCTCActgtaactaaaataattaagaagttACTTacacctgtaatatcccactgctaggcataggcctctttcctggaggatgtaggagaagtatcagagccttatccaccacgctgctccaatgcgggttggaagTTACTcgaattatataatatcaaataatatctataataaatatttaatgtattagcactcgtgtttttatttttaatagcgtgaCTTAACTATGTCTCCGTGATCTCAATAATTAACGACGATGCGCTAAACATACTTTCACGATACTTGTATAGATTGTTATAGAACGTTCAACGCGTCTCTGATACGCTTATCGAAACCAATTCATTAAACAAGACTTGGTtaggtttaaataatttatttctcatGAAAACATAACGTTCACTTATAATGTGATACAATCAATATACTATAgatgtaacaatttttacctCTGGAGCGccttatcaaaatatttacaataacattGTATATATgtgttcttttaattttcatttaaaaatattcatgctATCCGAATCTCGAACATGatttggtaaattattatatagcacTCCctcaaacaatattgttttcttacCATTCTTTGTACGTACACTAGTCAGCATTAATTTATCCTTGTGTCTTAAATtatgtttagttatttttttatcaattttgatgTTGGAGTGTATTGAATTGCTGATAATGgttttacttaattatatattttttaattatatttatgttatgttaattCAAACATACGTCGTCTGTTACTTAGGTagacaacttaatgcttgtgcttTAAATACAATTCGACTGATTtagttttatcatttttataattacactagttgacccggcgaacttcgtatcgcctaacagtgacttttaagtattatcacaaatcttttgtatgggagtatagaaaagtgttgtttttagactttttccggaaatttaattttttttttgaatttttctctccgtaagaaccatcctcgtacgtcaaggaatatttaaaaaaaagaattagcgaaatcggtccaaccgttctcgagttttgcgcttagcaacacattcagcgacttatttttatattatagatataataaaatgtacttattatattatatatactacttatatataatacttatatattaagcaattattatttttaatttttgatggtatatttacatttatttataagttagaAGCTTGGATGCAATGGATACATTACACaagcgaaaaaaattaacaaacgcactggtcgtcactacgattttcgaggattccCCTCGATGTCTCTAGGATTTCATCgccagatcctgatttccttatcatggtaccactcatgggatatctcctttccaacaaaaaaaaaggattatcaaaatcggttcataaacgacgaagctatccccgaacgtacattaaaatatatctaatatataaaattctcgtgtcgcggtgtttgtagttaaactcctccgaaacggcttgatcgattctcatgaaattttgtttgcatattgggtaggtctgagaatcgaacaacatctatttttcatccccctaaatgt
Proteins encoded:
- the LOC123654782 gene encoding zinc finger MYM-type protein 1-like produces the protein MFLGSTRYLSATIQNEMIECLGTKLENHLLDQIRASPFFTIIMDTTQDISKVDQLSIVVRYAVISRSENGQPIDIEVREVFLGFHAVTKHSAADLVNQVTTLFSEKGLDFKKCVGQGYDGASVMSGAYNGVQKQVKDIQPNAEYVHCASHNLNLVVNDAVRGSVEIQKFFATIQDLFNFFGNSIKRWDLLSKFTGESEITLKKLNPTRWSSRVNSITAVKLRFFDIIKALSEITLKSSSKDERSEAEIIKSKMLNFEFVFLCEFMHSVLNKINYVSKVLQKRDIVLDEASKALDETTDKLKKYRNDFESFKSKATETARKYDIDSTFPEKRRRKTKKHFDELASDHRFENREEVFRVTIFNNVLDIIINQLDARFIGMSAVCKSFDFLIPKNLLSWNETILLKKCDQFQKKYCDIIGPNFSLQFLNVYHLILPQLMETWSIRQLCKEIITKFGVLECDLTEVYTAMLLFHTIPVTSAAAERSFSKLKIIKNYLRNSIRQDRLRHLSLIAIENEAASNLDLSEIIDEFAKIKARKRL
- the LOC123654783 gene encoding uncharacterized protein LOC123654783 produces the protein MERKKERSGAVKRKQRQEREESIKKLTKLDSFFTKPLSATVPSTAETSVKSDKCSFIDSVDTAVLINKATRVDQDPITTINATAENDYLNASVQPTVEESSISTSSKVLEISNDLGKYINKKLNDNEKRLILDKGPLKPPGPFPKDPHQDNRSFSETYYVSTSQYGPVDRFWICYSKMLDAAYCQPCWLFASQINAWCTGIRDWRHLSDRVKQHGSSKAHTEACAVYEAWQKSSTIDRELEDEIRKEASFWRQVLRRLFDIIITLAKSSLALRGHREDLSERGNHGNFLSIVQLVARNYLVY